In the Kitasatospora terrestris genome, one interval contains:
- a CDS encoding S-methyl-5'-thioadenosine phosphorylase, whose product MTDRTAAHPAAELGVIGGSGLYALLDDVTEVSVQTPYGQPSDSVFLGEVAGRRVAFLPRHGRGHSLPPHRINYRANLWALRSLGVRQVLGPCAVGGLRREFGPGTLVVPDQLVDRTAARVQTFYDGLPLPDGSLPEVVHVSMADPYCPEGRAAALAAARDHAWEPVDGGTLVVIEGPRFSTRAESRWFTANGWSVVGMTGHPEAVLARELAICYTSLALVTDLDAGVGTGEGVTHAEVLKEFARNVDRLRTVLFKALESLPATRDCVCSHALDGVATGLPPA is encoded by the coding sequence ATGACCGATCGCACCGCCGCCCATCCGGCCGCCGAGCTCGGGGTGATCGGGGGTTCGGGGCTGTACGCGCTGCTGGACGACGTCACCGAGGTGTCGGTGCAGACGCCGTACGGGCAGCCGAGCGACTCGGTGTTCCTGGGGGAGGTGGCGGGGCGCCGGGTGGCGTTCCTGCCGCGGCACGGGCGGGGGCACAGCCTGCCGCCGCACCGGATCAACTACCGGGCGAACCTGTGGGCGCTGCGTTCGCTGGGGGTGCGCCAGGTGCTGGGGCCGTGCGCGGTGGGCGGTCTGCGGCGGGAGTTCGGCCCGGGCACGCTGGTGGTGCCGGACCAGCTGGTGGACCGGACGGCGGCCCGGGTGCAGACGTTCTACGACGGCCTGCCGCTGCCGGACGGCTCGCTGCCGGAGGTGGTGCACGTCTCGATGGCGGACCCGTACTGCCCGGAGGGCCGCGCGGCCGCTCTCGCCGCGGCCCGGGACCACGCCTGGGAGCCGGTGGACGGCGGCACGCTGGTGGTGATCGAGGGGCCGCGGTTCTCGACCCGCGCGGAGTCCCGCTGGTTCACCGCGAACGGCTGGTCGGTGGTCGGCATGACGGGCCACCCGGAGGCGGTGCTGGCCCGTGAACTGGCGATCTGCTACACCTCGTTGGCGCTGGTCACCGACCTGGACGCGGGGGTGGGGACGGGCGAGGGGGTGACCCACGCGGAGGTGCTGAAGGAGTTCGCCCGCAACGTGGACCGGCTGCGCACGGTGCTGTTCAAGGCGCTGGAGTCGCTGCCCGCCACCCGGGACTGCGTCTGCTCGCACGCCCTGGACGGGGTCGCCACCGGCCTGCCGCCCGCCTGA
- a CDS encoding SDR family oxidoreductase: protein MTVLIVGGSGFMGAELVRRAVSGGREVVATFATAPGDGPAALWRALDLRGASGIEVLMAEVKPQVVVNATSGGSDWGVTAEGPVRLALAAERHRVRLVHVSSDAVFSGARVHYDESSLPDPLTPYGAAKAAAETGVRLVHPGAVVARTSLIIGDGRSEHVRAVHELVAGSRSGALFTDDIRCPVHVGDLAAALLELAANDETGLRHLAGTDAVSRHELGTLVARRDGLDPRRIPTGLRADTALPGPLDVRLDSRATQGRLRTRLRGAREFLAGPLGG from the coding sequence ATGACCGTGTTGATCGTCGGAGGCAGCGGGTTCATGGGCGCGGAGCTGGTCCGCCGAGCGGTGTCGGGCGGGCGCGAGGTGGTCGCGACGTTCGCCACCGCGCCCGGCGACGGTCCTGCGGCCCTGTGGCGCGCGCTCGACCTGCGGGGGGCCTCCGGCATCGAAGTGCTCATGGCCGAGGTGAAGCCGCAGGTGGTCGTCAACGCGACGAGCGGTGGATCCGACTGGGGCGTCACGGCGGAGGGCCCGGTCCGGCTGGCGCTGGCTGCGGAACGGCACCGCGTCCGACTGGTGCACGTGTCCAGCGACGCGGTGTTCTCCGGTGCCCGCGTGCACTACGACGAGTCCAGCCTCCCTGACCCGCTCACCCCGTACGGTGCGGCGAAGGCGGCCGCGGAGACGGGCGTGCGGCTCGTCCACCCGGGCGCCGTCGTCGCCCGCACCTCGCTGATCATCGGCGACGGGCGGTCGGAGCACGTGCGGGCGGTGCACGAACTGGTGGCGGGGAGCCGCAGCGGGGCTCTGTTCACCGACGACATCCGGTGCCCCGTGCACGTCGGGGATCTGGCAGCCGCCCTCCTGGAGCTCGCCGCGAACGACGAGACCGGCCTCCGCCACCTGGCCGGCACCGATGCCGTGAGCCGTCACGAACTCGGCACCCTCGTCGCCCGCCGCGACGGGCTCGACCCGCGTCGCATCCCGACCGGCCTGCGGGCGGACACCGCGCTCCCGGGTCCGCTCGACGTCCGCCTCGACAGTCGCGCCACCCAGGGCCGACTCCGCACCAGGCTCCGCGGCGCGCGCGAATTCCTCGCGGGGCCGCTGGGAGGATGA
- a CDS encoding alpha/beta hydrolase translates to MNARAGAHRALQWRTRPASPRAAVLVLHGGQEYGEHAPGLLNLPGLRMVGFARSVERVTADADIAVGTVRYRCKGWNGDRADAARDALAALGDLAEELGPVPTVLIGHSMGGRAALRAGGHPCVTGVVALAPWCPRDEPVEHLAGRRVLMLHGDRDRVTSPADTDLFAARARSEGAHVAGYRVVGSGHTLMRRAADWHRTTADLTGALLGLTPLPADIAGALATPAPAATGLALPLH, encoded by the coding sequence ATGAACGCGAGAGCGGGAGCGCACCGGGCACTGCAGTGGCGGACCCGGCCGGCGTCGCCCCGGGCGGCGGTCCTGGTGCTGCACGGCGGCCAGGAGTACGGCGAGCACGCCCCCGGGCTCCTCAACCTCCCCGGCCTGCGGATGGTCGGCTTCGCCCGGTCCGTGGAACGGGTCACCGCCGACGCCGACATCGCCGTCGGCACGGTGCGCTACCGCTGCAAGGGCTGGAACGGCGACCGGGCCGACGCCGCCCGTGACGCGCTCGCCGCACTGGGCGACCTCGCGGAGGAGCTCGGCCCCGTACCCACCGTCCTGATCGGCCACTCCATGGGCGGGCGGGCCGCGCTGCGGGCCGGCGGCCACCCCTGCGTCACCGGCGTCGTCGCACTCGCGCCGTGGTGCCCGCGCGACGAACCGGTGGAGCACCTGGCGGGCCGCCGGGTCCTGATGCTGCACGGCGACCGCGACCGGGTCACCTCCCCCGCCGACACCGACCTGTTCGCCGCCCGCGCCCGCAGCGAGGGCGCCCACGTCGCCGGCTACCGCGTGGTCGGCAGCGGCCACACCCTGATGCGCCGCGCCGCCGACTGGCACCGCACCACCGCCGACCTCACCGGCGCCCTCCTCGGCCTCACGCCCCTCCCCGCCGACATCGCCGGCGCCCTCGCCACCCCCGCCCCGGCCGCCACCGGCCTCGCCCTCCCCCTCCACTAG